A single Candidatus Binatia bacterium DNA region contains:
- the bamA gene encoding outer membrane protein assembly factor BamA translates to MAKATTTSAVFLLLIFLLSRPALGLPVESLDASREWLVKDLTISGNKQVSDGDLEEVLLTKTRPWYTPWRDRPRFDPEVFAADLQRIERFYQSQGYYEVKVAHDLEVDNERSLVTAKILIDESAPVIVKQISIEVVDRPELKEIVEPLKPNLALKEGKVFTEEAYQGTETAIKEFFYDRGRARVEVRRRAEILPDERQANIFYTVNAGPQAVFGETRIEGLQDVTPDVVARELTYKPGELFSGKALRDSRRNLLQLDLFSEIEIQPQLAASDPVVVPLVARLKEKPPREIRIGIGYGTEDQLRGQARWRHNNWLGGARQLELGAKASFIARELDVRFVQPHFLGQNNRFSLTAGPRQFEEPGYTLNMARVQPRFERKFSERFSAFVGYRGEYDRLEDVPRATFRALEPFKHKGWLSALAVGSVWNTTDDRSNPTTSSNYSVLVEQAGGPWSGSYDFVKLQGEGKWYVPLTLKTVLASRLKLGFAEPIAGGKEVPLFERFFAGGGSSVRGFERRMLGPLSRRDDPLGGRSLLEGSLELRQQLTKSLGGVLFLDFGQVSVRSFDPPIGHLKFAGGFGVRYATPIGPLRLDFGFPFQRRENDRGWQIFFDIGQSF, encoded by the coding sequence TTGGCCAAGGCAACCACCACTTCCGCCGTATTTCTTCTCCTGATTTTCCTGCTATCCAGGCCGGCGCTCGGCCTGCCGGTCGAGTCTTTGGATGCTTCGCGAGAGTGGCTGGTGAAAGATTTGACCATCAGCGGAAACAAGCAAGTTTCGGATGGAGATCTGGAAGAAGTTTTGCTGACCAAGACGCGTCCCTGGTACACGCCGTGGCGCGACCGGCCGCGTTTCGATCCGGAAGTGTTCGCGGCGGACTTGCAACGCATCGAGCGGTTTTACCAGTCGCAAGGCTATTACGAGGTCAAGGTCGCGCACGATTTAGAGGTCGATAACGAGCGCAGCCTGGTGACGGCGAAAATTCTTATCGACGAAAGCGCGCCGGTGATCGTCAAACAAATTTCCATCGAGGTCGTGGACCGGCCCGAGTTGAAAGAAATCGTCGAGCCGCTCAAGCCGAACCTGGCTCTGAAAGAGGGCAAAGTCTTCACGGAAGAGGCGTACCAGGGGACAGAGACGGCGATCAAGGAGTTCTTCTACGACCGGGGACGCGCGCGGGTGGAAGTCCGGCGCAGAGCCGAGATTCTTCCCGACGAGCGGCAAGCGAATATTTTCTACACGGTCAACGCGGGGCCTCAAGCCGTGTTCGGAGAAACCAGGATCGAAGGGCTTCAAGACGTCACGCCGGACGTGGTCGCGCGCGAGCTGACCTACAAGCCGGGGGAACTGTTTTCCGGAAAGGCGCTGAGAGACTCAAGGCGCAACTTGCTGCAACTGGACTTGTTCAGCGAGATCGAAATTCAGCCCCAGCTCGCGGCTTCCGACCCCGTCGTTGTCCCTCTCGTGGCGCGGTTGAAGGAAAAACCGCCGCGCGAAATCAGAATCGGCATCGGTTACGGCACGGAGGATCAACTGCGCGGGCAGGCGCGCTGGCGCCACAACAACTGGCTCGGCGGGGCGCGGCAACTGGAGCTGGGCGCCAAGGCGTCTTTCATCGCGCGCGAGCTGGACGTGCGCTTCGTGCAGCCGCATTTCCTGGGACAGAACAACCGATTTTCTCTGACGGCCGGCCCCCGGCAATTCGAAGAGCCGGGATACACGTTGAATATGGCGCGGGTGCAACCGCGGTTCGAGCGAAAATTCTCCGAGCGGTTTTCGGCGTTCGTGGGGTATCGCGGCGAATACGACCGGCTCGAGGACGTCCCGCGCGCCACCTTCCGTGCGCTCGAGCCCTTCAAGCATAAGGGCTGGCTCTCCGCCCTCGCCGTTGGTTCGGTGTGGAATACGACGGACGACCGGTCGAATCCGACGACCAGCTCGAATTATTCCGTGCTGGTGGAGCAGGCGGGCGGACCCTGGAGCGGGAGCTACGATTTCGTCAAGCTCCAGGGCGAGGGCAAGTGGTATGTTCCGCTGACTTTGAAAACAGTTTTGGCGTCGAGGTTGAAGCTCGGTTTCGCCGAGCCCATTGCAGGTGGCAAGGAGGTGCCGCTCTTCGAGAGATTTTTTGCCGGCGGCGGCAGCAGCGTGCGCGGATTCGAGCGCCGCATGCTGGGGCCTCTGTCGCGCCGCGACGATCCCCTCGGCGGCAGAAGCTTGCTGGAGGGGTCGTTGGAGCTGCGCCAGCAGTTGACGAAGTCGCTGGGCGGAGTTTTGTTTCTCGACTTCGGCCAGGTTTCGGTTCGCTCGTTCGATCCGCCGATCGGACACCTCAAGTTTGCGGGCGGCTTCGGCGTTCGCTACGCCACGCCGATCGGACCTTTGCGCCTCGATTTCGGCTTCCCGTTCCAGCGCCGCGAAAACGATCGCGGCTGGCAGATTTTTTTCGACATCGGGCAATCCTTTTAG